The following nucleotide sequence is from Zea mays cultivar B73 chromosome 1, Zm-B73-REFERENCE-NAM-5.0, whole genome shotgun sequence.
caacacctgggcaccggtaaagcttctttgtcgagtgctctgacactaacactcggcaaagaagcaaacTTTGTCAAGTGCCCGCTAGAGCACTCGGAAAAGAACCTGACAAAGGGCGCCGATGGTggaacctttgccgagtgcaggctggtagacactcggcaaagtggtaacttctttgccgagtgtcacctagaacactcggcaaaggcgccgtCTCCGTTACCCAGCGCCGTGACGGCCACTTTTTTTGCCGAGTACCGACTGGCACTCGGCAATAAAAGGTACTCGACAAACAAGCCGTTGCCGATGTACTGTTCGCCgagctctctttgccgagtgccacactcggcaaagtctttgccgagtgtttttcaggctgtgccgagtgcttcagacactcggTAAAGCGCTCGATTCTGGTAGTGATGTGATGTTTGTTTTCATGTAATCGTTGTGTTTTAACATTTTATATCGGATAATTTGTGTACCGTCACGCAATTCAACATATCATACTACACTAGTAACAGTAAGACATCCATGTATTGGTGCGAGTGCCTAGTCGTTCACGCTGTGCAGAGGCTTTCATTAGTTGGTTTTACGCAACCAACCTGTTAAAAAATAGTAACGAATTAACGATGGGTCAACCGGCCGGTCGGCCAGGTCTACTACCATCTGTAAAGATCCTCATTCTGTTCTCCGAAAAATTAGGGCATTGCCCCAGCTGTGCATTCTGAGTCATGTACAATAAACCAGAAAACAGCAGTACACGTACATGCACATGAGACTTATACGGCGGTATATACTAGCACATGAAAATAACTCCTCTTTGTCGTTGCTACCATTCTCTAGAGACTGGTCTGCACACTCGACTTCTCATGGCATGGCATGGCATTGCAGAAGGGAGAGAAAAAAAAACGCCCCCACGGCCCCCGTCGTCTAGCTAGCTCCCTACTACCTAGGCACACTACAGCTGCGGCTGCCACTGTCCCTTCCTCATTGTTGAACAGAACTCCCCAAAACACCCCCGCCCTTCGCACGCTGTCTCGGTATCTCCTCTGCGCCTTCTCTCTCTCCATCTCCTCACCAACCAAGGCACTCTCGCCTCCCGTCTTCTCCCCCTCTTCTTCTCTCTCTAGTTGCCAAATCGGAGCGGCAGCAACGACAGATCCAATACATATAGGTTCCATTGCATCACACATCAGTCACTCCAAAACCATCAAATCACACGCCCATCAGATCACACAGGcaaagaggagagagagagagaggagggtggGTGAGGAGGAAGATGATGAGAGATATATCCTACTAAACTATCCATCCATCCATCAATCAGGTAGCCCGGCAGCAATCGCGTGCCGCCTTTCCACTCacgtacaccaccaccaccaccacctctcAGCACAGCAGTCGGCTCGGTTCGTTCGTTGCCGCGTCAAATCGGGGCAAGAAGCCAGCAGCTAGCCAGCCCCCTGTCGCAGTGTTGCTTCGCGTGCCCTGCTGTTGCTTGCaccgcgcacgtacgtacctggaGCAAGCTGCGGTCGATTGATCGACCGGTGGTTCGCTGTCGCCGCGGTCGGcatgtcgtcctcgtcctcgtcctcctcgGCCGCCACGGTGTTCCCGCCGTCCCCGCAGCTGCCGCCGCCTCTCCTGGTGGAGAACCTGCCGCCGCTGCATCAGCTTACGCCGCCGGTAGCCGCGGCGGCCGCGCCGGCCTCCGAGCAGCTCTGCTACGTGCACTGCCACTTCTGCGACACCGTCCTCGTCGTCCGTGATCGAATCCCTGCTCTCGATCTCTTTCCATAtatgcacacacacacacacggatACATGCAGATGCACGCCCGTGTTGTTTAAATCCCAAAGTTTTTACAAGCTCGAAGTTGTGTGTGGCTGGGCGGTGCAGGTGAGCGTGCCTACGAGCAGCCTGTTCAAGACGGTGACGGTACGATGCGGCCACTGCAGCAGCTTGCTCACCGTCAACATGAGGGGCCTCCTCTTCCCGGGCACGCCGGCGAACACAGCCGCGGCCGCCGCGGccgcgccgccaccaccaccagctgCTGCTGTCACCAGTACTACCGCCACCATGAccacggcgccgccgccgccgccagccaCCTCGGTCAACAACAACGGGCAGTTCCACTTCATCCCCCACTCGCTCGACCTCGCGCTGCCCATCCCTCCCCACCAATCCCTCCTGCTGGTAAGCGCGCGGCCGGCGGAGAGCCGGCTGGGACTGGGACTGGGAGCACGTCGTCGCCTGCTTCAAAGCTAGCTCGCTCTGATGTCATATATTAATTGCATGCCTAATCTCGTGCCCTCGCGCGCGGATGCAGGACGAGATATCCAGCGCCGCGAACCCGAGCCTGCAGTTGCTGGAGCAGCACGGCCTCGGCGGCATGATTACCAGCGGCAGGAACGCGGCCGCGCCGCACCCGCACCCGCCCCAGCCCCAGGCGCCTGCAGCGGGTAAAGGGGCCAAAGAGCCGTCGCCGCGCGCTAACTCCGCCATCAACAGACGTGAGTTCGAGATCACCAGTCACCACCTAATAGACTCCCATTATTCCATGCACGTCCTCGCCGAGTGTTAATTATTCGCTGTTCCTAGCTCATCTCGGATTGTCCAAGTTTTTGCTTGGTTTCGTTCGTGAGACCGATCGTACGATCAGCCTGAGCCTGGCCTTGAGGAAGCTAGCTATTCAGTTGAACTCATCTTCCAGCTCCGTCTCCGTGCATGCTCGCCCTGGCCGGCTGACCAGATCAGTGAGCTCACGTACAGATGGGCTAGCTAGCAGCTAGCGACACATGCGCCTAGCTCGGTGTTGTACATGTCGCATCAATAAGTGCGGCGCCCAGTCGCCCACACCGCTGGCTGGCTCGCTTTCAATCAActgtccgagagagagagagagagagagagagagagagagagagagagagagagagagagagaggcacaCATCTTTGTTTCGTTCTCGAGCTATATTCCTACTGTGGTGAGCACGGGCGTGCAGCTCAGTGCGCCGAGCTCTCCATAGCTAGCGTACATATACATCATGCTATATGTGTGCTGCCGAGCAGCTAGTGAGGAACACATGCACGTACTGCTAGCTGGTCGTGTTTCGATTTTCATGCGCGCGGCATATATATATGACTGTGTGTGTCTAACATGTTTCTGTGTGCGTGCCTCGATCGTGTCTCTCTGTCTCTGCAGCTCCGGAGAAGAGGCAGCGCGTGCCGTCGGCGTACAACCGCTTCATCAAGTGAGTGccagtatatatatataatatgccACTGCATTTTCCATGCTGTGCGTTACAGTGTGTGTAAGAAGCCATGGCCGGTGTGCCCCCGGTGGTTCTCTCGTCGGTCGCGGCAATGCATGCCGCCTAGCTCGTTGGCAGCAGCGCCGGGCGGCCCCCCGGGCCTGGTCCGGGGTACAGGGGCAGTAAGAAACTTTTGCAGAAGAAGAGAGAGACCCTGATAGTTTTTGCTCTCGTTCAGTCGTTCtctcctcttctctctctcacacacacaaaCACACGCAGAATGgcaggagagagagagatagacagAGAGAAAGGGATGTATGAAAGATCTAGCAAGCAGTATTCTTCGTTACATGTATACAAGACATGGCAAATGATGCATCGGTGATGGCAAATCATGCCAGTGTCGTGTCGTCGctgagctagctagctagctgcgtGCTGATCATATGCACCGATCTGACGtctcccttttccttttctttttttctgctGGCTCTCCCTCGGGGGCCGGGTG
It contains:
- the LOC542744 gene encoding yabby homolog10, with translation MSSSSSSSSAATVFPPSPQLPPPLLVENLPPLHQLTPPVAAAAAPASEQLCYVHCHFCDTVLVVSVPTSSLFKTVTVRCGHCSSLLTVNMRGLLFPGTPANTAAAAAAAPPPPPAAAVTSTTATMTTAPPPPPATSVNNNGQFHFIPHSLDLALPIPPHQSLLLDEISSAANPSLQLLEQHGLGGMITSGRNAAAPHPHPPQPQAPAAGKGAKEPSPRANSAINRPPEKRQRVPSAYNRFIKDEIQRIKAGNPDISHREAFSAAAKNWAHFPHIHFGLMPDHQGPKKTSLLPQDHQRSDGGGLLKEGLYAAAANMGVAPY